The Aedes aegypti strain LVP_AGWG chromosome 1, AaegL5.0 Primary Assembly, whole genome shotgun sequence sequence ccgggttgttttgaaacgtaaacattagtaccgtttacaaaaaaaactccTGTACACTTTTTTGATGCAAATATTTTTAGATCGGAAATAAAAAATTAGAAATTGGAGTGTTAACATTTAACTTAAATTTTCTTCGCAAATCAAACGGTTTATGATGTTGTTATTATGGTAACAAATATAGCGAATAATTGAAGGCACATTGATATATCGGACAATAAAATAAAACCCTACTCATGACGACCATGCGATTGAGACTTTTTTAGATCTTGGCACGTGTTTGCTTGTAAGCGGCACGTAAAGCGTATTTCAGATTACGTCAAAGCTTTCAATGAAACCCCTACATTTACCACCACTGTAGCACCAATTTTATGTTCGATACCTTCTCGGAAACGTTTCTGATTTCGCTCACGAGCACATGGACAGCGTGACAGCGCCTGTGTCCATGTCAGCGTAGACGCACCATCGTTTGCGTTGTTATCAAAACACAAAATAGAAAACACATTGCTCTCCAGTGATATAGAAATCTACCGGGTCCCATTGGAAATTATAACAGTACTAGTCTATCGAAAAAGCTAGTGGCAATTCAAATAAATTAGTTCGGTATTGCAATAGTAGGTCAAATTAGGAAGCTATCGCCAAACGTATCCGTTAGTCACCTAACTATCAAGCCAACTTAGATTGAAAAGGTTTAAATAATTTTAGTAATCTAAATTCATATAGCATTGTTTTTGTGTAATATGTAACTTAATGCCTTTTTAGTTGCAACCAACGATGAAACGGCCAACATATGAACGAGTCTTTGTGACTGTCGGAACAACACAGTTCGAAGACCTGATTGATACTGTCACGGACTCGCCGGTGGTAGCTGAGCTACGTAGGATGGGCTGTAGGAAATTAGTGCTCCAAATAGGCCGCGGCAGAAACCCACAAATAAtcaaagaagtttttggaaacgACATCGAAGTGAGATTTTACGACCTCAAGGCCAGTATCGCCGAAGACATCCAGCAGGCGGATTTAGTTATCAGCCATGCCGGCGCCGGAAGCTGCATAGAAGTGCTGGGAGCCGAGAAACCGCTCGTGGTGGTTGTGAATGAAAAACTGATGGACAACCACCAAACGGAACTGGCCGACCAGCTGTCCAAGGAGGGATACTTGAAGTATTGCACACCGTCGACTTTGGCACAAACTCTG is a genomic window containing:
- the LOC5577530 gene encoding UDP-N-acetylglucosamine transferase subunit ALG13 homolog; the protein is MKRPTYERVFVTVGTTQFEDLIDTVTDSPVVAELRRMGCRKLVLQIGRGRNPQIIKEVFGNDIEVRFYDLKASIAEDIQQADLVISHAGAGSCIEVLGAEKPLVVVVNEKLMDNHQTELADQLSKEGYLKYCTPSTLAQTLAESNLGQLKKFPPGSVQDFISYLDAFMGF